The Prochlorococcus sp. MIT 1300 genome has a window encoding:
- a CDS encoding SDR family NAD(P)-dependent oxidoreductase: MRTIMISGASRGIGKSIAEKMLLKGHRVSLGVRNPSQLKDTSLDSKNYSNKQLITCKYEAVDIKTAEDWVNETKSAFGGFDSIIHCAGIFRKTRLIYRDIELKDIDELWQINVLGPWNLTRKAWSELERHKESRIQVLVSMSGKRSKGTLAGYTASKFALMGLCETIRNEGWEKGIRITAICPGWVNTDMAKAVVAISKKEMTQPEDIAKLSASLLELPNSSIPFELKLNCCLEK, translated from the coding sequence ATGCGAACGATAATGATTAGTGGTGCATCAAGAGGTATTGGAAAGTCTATAGCAGAGAAGATGCTATTGAAAGGACACAGAGTAAGTTTGGGTGTAAGAAATCCAAGCCAATTAAAAGATACGAGTCTGGACTCTAAGAATTATTCAAACAAGCAATTGATAACATGCAAATATGAGGCTGTTGATATTAAAACAGCTGAGGATTGGGTAAATGAGACAAAGAGCGCTTTTGGTGGATTCGATTCAATAATCCATTGTGCTGGAATATTCCGAAAAACGAGACTAATTTACCGAGACATTGAATTAAAAGACATCGATGAATTATGGCAAATAAATGTTCTTGGTCCATGGAACTTAACGAGGAAAGCTTGGAGCGAACTAGAAAGGCATAAAGAAAGTAGAATTCAAGTCCTGGTATCTATGAGTGGGAAAAGATCAAAAGGAACGTTAGCTGGATATACCGCAAGCAAATTTGCTCTAATGGGTCTATGTGAAACCATTCGCAATGAGGGTTGGGAAAAAGGAATTAGAATTACAGCTATATGTCCAGGTTGGGTTAACACAGATATGGCAAAAGCTGTAGTTGCCATTAGTAAAAAAGAAATGACACAACCGGAAGATATTGCAAAACTGAGTGCATCACTTTTGGAATTACCAAACAGCTCAATCCCATTCGAACTTAAGTTGAACTGCTGCCTAGAGAAATAA
- a CDS encoding sodium:solute symporter — protein sequence MQLFSVVENKFVFLSTELLPGFWLAITLLCLLIFLLSLGRRLEPALKLERVGIPIALLLGTLALFLGPYGPVSLFPQKVTDIWVKLPTPLLTLVFATLMLGRPLPRGKGLWKPVASQAALGFFLGFGQYLVGGLAVIFLLIPWLGVDPLMGCLIEVGFEGGHGAAAVMGKSFIKLGFSGGPDLGFAMATVGLLSSTIIGSALVVIGRSLGWIGVQTIQGTGITGAREEQIDFFGQIKELAINLFFVGLAVGIGVFALYILRLMSPYFGGIYSEVIEVFPVFPLALLASLIIRFLLELLNKTDLVSQLLQREIGTLSTDLLIVTAMASLNLPLIKNDWVPILILSIVGLSWNLFGSLVYSKYIFTQESFERALAEFGNATGVAASGILLLRLADPRNTTNTLQVFSIKQLFLQPLLSGGVITLFAPIAINRFGLVSWTEVSGLFAFFFIALSFFFSRMSPREI from the coding sequence ATGCAGCTTTTTTCAGTGGTTGAAAATAAATTTGTTTTTTTAAGTACTGAACTTTTACCAGGATTCTGGCTAGCGATCACTTTGCTTTGCCTTTTGATTTTCCTTTTGAGTCTAGGTAGGCGACTAGAGCCTGCCTTGAAATTAGAAAGGGTTGGCATTCCGATAGCACTCTTATTAGGTACTTTGGCTCTTTTCCTAGGACCATATGGGCCAGTCTCTTTGTTCCCTCAAAAGGTCACTGATATTTGGGTGAAATTACCAACACCCTTATTGACTTTGGTTTTCGCAACCTTGATGTTGGGCAGACCTTTGCCAAGAGGTAAGGGTTTGTGGAAACCTGTTGCATCACAAGCAGCCTTAGGTTTTTTTCTTGGATTCGGTCAATATCTTGTGGGTGGTTTGGCTGTCATTTTCCTACTAATACCTTGGCTTGGGGTAGACCCATTAATGGGCTGTCTTATTGAGGTTGGTTTTGAGGGTGGGCATGGAGCCGCAGCCGTGATGGGCAAAAGTTTCATCAAATTAGGGTTTTCGGGAGGTCCAGATCTTGGATTTGCCATGGCTACAGTAGGTTTACTTTCGTCCACCATCATTGGGAGCGCTTTGGTTGTCATTGGTCGTTCTTTAGGGTGGATTGGCGTTCAGACCATTCAAGGAACTGGTATAACTGGAGCAAGAGAAGAACAGATAGATTTCTTTGGTCAAATTAAAGAACTTGCGATTAATCTTTTTTTTGTTGGACTAGCTGTTGGTATTGGAGTATTTGCCCTTTATATACTAAGACTCATGTCTCCATATTTTGGAGGTATTTACTCAGAGGTTATTGAAGTTTTCCCTGTTTTCCCCTTAGCTCTTTTGGCATCTTTGATTATTCGTTTCTTACTTGAACTACTAAATAAAACAGACCTAGTTTCTCAGCTACTACAACGGGAAATAGGAACTTTATCAACTGACTTGTTAATAGTTACGGCTATGGCAAGCTTGAATTTGCCTCTCATTAAAAATGATTGGGTACCTATTCTAATTCTTTCTATTGTTGGGCTTAGTTGGAATTTGTTTGGCTCACTCGTTTACTCTAAGTATATTTTTACTCAGGAATCCTTCGAGAGGGCTTTGGCCGAATTTGGCAATGCTACTGGTGTAGCTGCAAGTGGAATTCTACTTCTTAGACTTGCAGACCCTCGTAATACCACCAATACATTGCAAGTCTTTTCAATTAAACAACTATTTCTACAACCACTTTTATCAGGAGGAGTAATTACTTTGTTCGCACCAATTGCAATTAATAGGTTTGGTTTAGTCAGTTGGACTGAGGTTTCTGGACTTTTTGCTTTCTTTTTTATAGCCTTATCATTTTTCTTTAGCAGAATGTCGCCCAGAGAGATATAA
- a CDS encoding NAD(P)-dependent oxidoreductase, whose amino-acid sequence MSALRSLPQVSIIGIGSIGFPVALNLLKSGYSLNIYNRTKRGYINKAFKKENICETPRIVAERCEILIICVSNDSSVEDVLFGESGAIEGLARNSLVVDLSTISPKRCIQFYNILAEKRIGYIDAPVTGGTEAAKNGNLTILLGGDRNHVEYAMPVLKSIGKIVEHLGPIGTGQKAKAVNQVLVAGSYAALGEAIALGEKLSLPINSIVDILKHGAADSWALRNRSTNMINDDYPLGFKLKLHHKDLSIAIEAAREFGLELPITKAVKSIEEDLIDKGFGDMDLSVLKKGV is encoded by the coding sequence ATGTCAGCTCTAAGATCATTACCACAAGTTTCAATTATAGGGATAGGTTCCATAGGTTTTCCTGTTGCTCTAAACTTATTAAAATCAGGATATTCTTTAAATATATATAATAGAACAAAACGTGGTTATATAAACAAAGCATTTAAAAAAGAAAATATTTGCGAAACCCCAAGAATTGTAGCCGAAAGATGTGAGATATTAATAATTTGTGTAAGTAACGACTCTTCTGTAGAAGACGTATTGTTTGGGGAAAGTGGGGCTATTGAAGGTTTAGCAAGAAATAGCCTAGTAGTTGACCTATCAACTATTTCCCCTAAGAGATGTATACAATTTTACAACATACTCGCAGAAAAAAGAATTGGCTATATCGACGCACCTGTTACTGGAGGTACAGAGGCAGCTAAAAATGGAAACTTAACAATATTGCTGGGAGGAGATAGGAATCATGTGGAATATGCAATGCCAGTTCTCAAATCAATTGGCAAGATAGTAGAACATTTGGGTCCTATTGGGACAGGCCAGAAAGCAAAGGCTGTAAACCAAGTACTCGTTGCAGGTTCATATGCGGCATTAGGTGAGGCAATCGCATTAGGTGAAAAACTATCTCTTCCAATCAACTCAATTGTAGATATTTTAAAACATGGAGCTGCAGATTCATGGGCTTTAAGGAATAGATCAACTAATATGATTAATGACGATTACCCGCTTGGTTTTAAATTAAAACTTCACCATAAAGATTTATCGATAGCAATAGAAGCTGCAAGGGAATTTGGGCTCGAACTTCCAATAACAAAAGCAGTTAAGTCTATTGAAGAGGATCTTATTGATAAGGGGTTTGGAGATATGGATCTCTCTGTTTTAAAGAAAGGAGTATAG
- a CDS encoding MBL fold metallo-hydrolase: MGLFATYYGGNSWYIEIEGKKILIDPWLRGPLKFAPGSWFIEGNLLKTWEIPNDVDIVLLTQGLPDHAHKQTLKLLPKDIKVIGSPSAVKVTEELGFKDSSCLSPGESLVITEIEIMATRGAYVPQVENGYIVKSNNKSSIYIEPHGYLDPTIYFPHITAAITPVVDLGITKFIPFVTGRKAVDQIITQLKPKYLLASTTGGEIEFKGLVSKLYTQLGSFDEIVEKYSDKTKVINPEPGKRIELKD, translated from the coding sequence ATGGGACTTTTCGCTACATATTACGGTGGTAACAGCTGGTATATAGAAATCGAAGGGAAAAAGATTCTTATTGACCCATGGCTTAGAGGCCCCCTTAAATTTGCTCCAGGTTCATGGTTCATTGAAGGAAACCTTCTAAAAACATGGGAAATACCAAACGATGTTGACATTGTTCTATTGACGCAAGGACTCCCAGACCATGCTCATAAGCAGACATTAAAATTACTTCCCAAAGACATAAAGGTCATAGGAAGCCCTTCAGCAGTTAAAGTAACTGAGGAACTTGGATTTAAAGACAGCAGTTGTTTATCACCAGGAGAATCATTAGTCATCACTGAAATTGAAATAATGGCTACAAGAGGAGCTTATGTACCTCAAGTTGAAAATGGATATATAGTTAAGTCAAATAATAAATCATCAATATATATTGAACCTCATGGATATCTGGACCCTACAATTTACTTTCCACACATAACAGCAGCAATAACTCCCGTAGTAGATCTCGGAATAACAAAGTTTATACCTTTCGTCACAGGAAGAAAAGCTGTAGATCAGATAATTACTCAGCTAAAACCCAAATATTTACTTGCTAGTACAACTGGTGGAGAAATAGAATTCAAAGGACTAGTGAGCAAACTCTACACTCAACTGGGTAGCTTTGATGAGATAGTCGAGAAGTATTCTGATAAAACAAAGGTTATAAATCCTGAACCAGGGAAAAGAATAGAACTAAAAGACTAA
- the crtL gene encoding lycopene beta cyclase, with the protein MIKASADALVLGAGPGALAIAAALSSENLKVEVLANSDPHEPWPYTYGIWGEEVDDLGLAHLLEHRWKNTVSFFGEGADNPSSKSNIPTPHNRDYGLFDKNKLQHHWLSQCELAKVQWHKGLAQKLDINETESRVTTEEGKTITARLVVDATGYDPVFLKSSESGPVAVQTCYGIVAKFNKPPIAENQFILMDYRCDHLSEKEKSEPPTFLYAMDMGEGSFFLEETSLGLAPPVSIETLRTRLELRLANKDIRITKLEHEELGLFLPMNLPIPDLKQPVLGFGGAAGMVHPASGYMVGGMLRRAPGLAKAIAKKIRDSEASPAQIAQCGWAELWPEDLIRKQALYKFGLEKLMRFSEPQLREFFKGFFDLPSSQWYGFLTNTLTIKELVSAMWKMFVKAPWSVRIGLMGMQGREIKLLWEFMKPKIKN; encoded by the coding sequence ATGATAAAGGCATCTGCCGATGCCTTGGTCCTTGGGGCAGGGCCAGGAGCTCTTGCTATTGCAGCGGCACTTAGCAGTGAAAATCTCAAAGTCGAAGTGTTGGCCAACTCGGACCCTCACGAGCCATGGCCATACACATATGGAATTTGGGGTGAAGAAGTAGATGACCTGGGCTTAGCTCATCTTCTTGAACACAGATGGAAAAATACAGTTAGTTTCTTTGGTGAAGGCGCTGACAACCCAAGTTCAAAATCAAATATCCCGACACCTCATAATCGTGACTATGGTCTTTTTGACAAAAATAAGCTTCAACATCATTGGTTAAGTCAATGTGAATTAGCAAAAGTACAATGGCACAAAGGACTTGCTCAAAAACTTGATATAAATGAGACGGAGAGCAGAGTAACTACTGAAGAAGGCAAAACAATAACAGCCAGACTAGTAGTTGATGCAACAGGCTACGATCCGGTTTTTCTAAAAAGCAGCGAAAGTGGACCTGTTGCTGTTCAAACTTGCTATGGAATAGTGGCGAAGTTCAATAAGCCTCCAATAGCAGAAAATCAATTTATTCTAATGGACTATCGTTGCGACCATCTAAGTGAAAAAGAAAAATCTGAACCACCAACATTTTTATATGCAATGGATATGGGAGAAGGAAGTTTCTTCCTAGAGGAAACTTCCTTAGGTCTTGCGCCTCCAGTATCCATAGAAACTCTGAGGACAAGGTTAGAGCTTAGATTAGCTAACAAAGATATAAGAATTACCAAATTAGAACATGAAGAGTTGGGTCTATTCCTTCCAATGAATCTACCTATACCAGATCTAAAACAACCTGTTCTTGGCTTTGGCGGAGCAGCTGGAATGGTTCACCCAGCTTCAGGATATATGGTTGGAGGAATGCTTAGAAGGGCCCCTGGATTAGCAAAGGCTATTGCTAAAAAGATTAGAGATTCAGAAGCTTCTCCTGCCCAAATAGCACAATGTGGTTGGGCAGAGCTATGGCCAGAAGATTTAATTCGGAAACAAGCCTTATATAAATTCGGGTTAGAAAAGTTGATGAGGTTTAGTGAACCTCAACTAAGAGAATTCTTTAAAGGTTTTTTTGACTTGCCTAGCTCACAATGGTATGGATTTCTTACTAACACTTTAACTATAAAAGAGCTTGTAAGTGCTATGTGGAAGATGTTTGTCAAAGCACCTTGGAGCGTGCGTATAGGTCTAATGGGTATGCAAGGGAGAGAAATTAAGCTGCTGTGGGAATTCATGAAGCCTAAAATAAAGAATTAA
- a CDS encoding chlorophyll a/b binding light-harvesting protein, whose translation MQTYGNPDVTYGWWAGNSGVTNRSGKFIAAHAAHTGLIAFWAGAFTLFELARYDPSVPMGHQPLIALPHLAALGIGFDDAGVWVGGSAVVSVAVVHLVASMVYGAGGLLHSLLFTGDMQDSEVSQARKFKLEWDNPDNQTFILGHHLILFGIANIWFVEWARVHGIYDPAVGAVHPVEYNLNLAHIWNHQFDFLNIDNLEDVMGGHAFLAFAQILGGAHHIATKMGSGLLGSYTKFKGSGLLSAEAILSWSLAGIGWMAIVAAFWCATNTTVYPTEFFGEPLALKFGISPFWVDTVDLPDGLHTSRAWLTNVHYYFGFFYIQGHLWHALRAMGFDFKRVTNAIGNLDNATVTLND comes from the coding sequence ATGCAGACCTACGGAAACCCAGACGTCACCTATGGGTGGTGGGCTGGTAATTCAGGGGTGACAAACCGCTCAGGCAAATTTATTGCAGCTCATGCCGCGCATACCGGTCTGATTGCATTCTGGGCAGGTGCTTTCACCCTGTTTGAGCTAGCGCGTTACGACCCCTCAGTACCAATGGGGCATCAGCCGTTAATCGCTCTTCCACACCTTGCAGCTCTTGGTATCGGATTCGATGATGCTGGAGTCTGGGTTGGAGGTAGTGCTGTTGTTTCAGTTGCTGTTGTTCACCTGGTTGCTTCCATGGTCTATGGAGCAGGCGGACTTCTGCATTCACTTCTTTTTACCGGTGATATGCAGGACTCTGAGGTTTCTCAGGCCAGAAAGTTCAAGCTTGAGTGGGACAACCCTGATAATCAGACTTTCATTCTTGGCCATCACTTAATACTCTTTGGTATTGCGAATATCTGGTTCGTTGAATGGGCAAGAGTCCATGGAATTTACGACCCAGCTGTAGGCGCAGTTCACCCTGTTGAGTACAACCTGAACTTGGCTCATATCTGGAACCATCAATTCGATTTCTTAAATATCGACAATCTTGAGGATGTAATGGGTGGTCATGCCTTCTTGGCATTTGCTCAAATCCTTGGTGGTGCGCATCACATTGCGACCAAGATGGGTTCTGGATTATTGGGTTCTTACACCAAATTCAAGGGATCAGGATTACTTTCTGCTGAAGCAATCCTTTCTTGGTCACTTGCTGGTATTGGCTGGATGGCAATCGTTGCAGCTTTCTGGTGTGCAACAAACACAACTGTTTATCCAACTGAATTCTTCGGTGAGCCTTTGGCACTCAAGTTTGGTATTTCACCTTTCTGGGTAGATACAGTTGACCTTCCAGATGGCCTGCATACTTCTCGTGCATGGCTTACAAATGTCCATTATTACTTTGGATTCTTCTACATCCAAGGTCATCTATGGCATGCATTGCGCGCTATGGGCTTCGACTTCAAGCGTGTAACAAATGCGATTGGTAATCTGGACAACGCAACAGTTACTCTTAACGATTGA
- a CDS encoding tetratricopeptide repeat protein produces MKAASIKSHLEGDIEQAIKGYQAFIKTGINDADVLSNYALILQEIGKPDEALKMYEKTIVLDPKHVFALSNLGYLLYSMGELDRAEDLTRKAIKLNPKVSNAHSNLSLILKSKGDLTAAEDSADKAIELDPKLGDGYLNLGLIKKEQGDLKAAILNTEKAIDLKPDFADAYLNKGVLCQEGGDLPEAEKMTRKAMELNPRLKDVHLNLATILRQVGKYEEAIIHLKEEIDVSPEIQSSYLILIDLIGQCDLSLFKDSQLRFLINILTKRTDISHNNLFKALKRLISIDSLEKNIISEKSIYANDFYETIVVDKQFIRCLGLVTINDLRWESSLTNLRKQLLTTEIPKNLTNKENWITFVASLAQQCFLNEYVFEVTQEELKIVSEKEELLEQDNIDELLIAILACYKPIIELRASNSVKIHKTKIAAFSELTEMQLFEPQKEELIKLKIENPGEINNDVSISVKEQYEENPYPRWRYTTLAETKIPIEEAINNEISPNRIEINYKKECSDVLIAGCGTGQQLIDAHSYSNSRITAIDLSSSSLAYAQRKLNEYKLEQERLFQLDILDLDKLNMKFDVIECTGVLHHMKHPIQGLASLRKSIKNDGFIKLGLYSKLARRYISIAQTLINKEKINATKEGIKYFRSKVIQAETQDLETLPQWNDFYTTSMLRDLCFHVQEKVYTMHEIKEMLAELNLEFLGFVLPQEIKQRYSLEFPEDTTQTNLNNWYRYEEENPDIFRAMYQFWAKAI; encoded by the coding sequence TTGAAGGCTGCTTCAATAAAAAGTCACTTAGAAGGAGATATCGAACAAGCAATAAAAGGATATCAAGCCTTTATAAAAACAGGTATTAATGATGCAGATGTGCTTTCAAACTATGCTTTGATATTACAGGAAATAGGAAAACCTGACGAAGCCTTAAAGATGTATGAAAAGACAATAGTTCTAGACCCTAAACATGTCTTTGCTTTGTCTAATCTAGGATATCTTCTATACAGCATGGGAGAATTAGATAGGGCTGAAGATTTAACAAGAAAAGCAATTAAACTTAACCCTAAGGTAAGTAATGCCCATTCAAATCTTTCTTTAATTCTAAAAAGCAAAGGTGATCTTACAGCTGCAGAAGATAGTGCAGATAAAGCAATAGAACTAGACCCTAAACTAGGGGACGGTTACCTAAACTTAGGTTTGATTAAAAAAGAACAAGGAGATCTTAAAGCTGCCATATTAAACACCGAGAAAGCAATAGACCTTAAGCCAGACTTTGCAGATGCATACCTCAATAAAGGTGTTTTGTGCCAAGAAGGAGGGGACCTGCCTGAAGCAGAAAAAATGACTAGAAAAGCAATGGAATTAAATCCAAGACTAAAAGATGTTCACCTAAACCTGGCTACAATCCTAAGGCAAGTAGGTAAATACGAAGAGGCAATAATACATTTAAAAGAGGAAATAGATGTTAGTCCAGAGATACAGTCTAGTTATCTAATATTAATCGATTTAATTGGGCAATGTGATTTATCCTTATTCAAGGATAGTCAATTAAGATTCTTAATCAATATCCTTACTAAAAGAACAGACATCAGCCACAATAATTTATTCAAGGCATTAAAGAGGCTGATTTCCATAGACAGTCTAGAGAAAAATATCATTAGTGAAAAATCGATATACGCGAATGATTTTTATGAAACAATCGTAGTAGACAAGCAGTTTATAAGATGTCTAGGCTTGGTAACAATAAATGATTTAAGGTGGGAAAGTTCGTTAACGAATTTAAGGAAACAACTGCTAACTACTGAAATACCTAAAAACCTAACGAATAAAGAGAATTGGATTACATTTGTGGCATCCTTAGCACAACAATGCTTTTTAAATGAATACGTCTTTGAAGTAACACAAGAGGAATTAAAAATAGTAAGTGAAAAAGAAGAATTATTAGAGCAAGATAATATCGACGAACTTTTAATAGCCATATTAGCTTGTTACAAACCGATTATTGAATTGCGAGCTAGTAATTCAGTAAAAATACACAAAACGAAGATTGCAGCCTTCAGTGAATTAACAGAAATGCAATTATTTGAACCTCAAAAGGAAGAATTAATTAAGCTAAAGATAGAAAACCCGGGAGAAATAAATAATGACGTTTCAATATCAGTTAAAGAGCAATATGAAGAAAATCCTTATCCAAGATGGAGATACACAACTTTAGCCGAAACTAAAATCCCGATAGAGGAAGCAATTAATAATGAAATAAGCCCTAACAGAATAGAGATAAACTATAAAAAAGAATGCTCTGATGTACTTATTGCTGGGTGTGGTACAGGTCAACAACTAATAGATGCACATTCGTATTCTAATTCAAGGATAACAGCAATTGATTTAAGTTCTTCAAGCTTAGCTTACGCTCAAAGGAAACTAAATGAATACAAATTAGAACAGGAAAGACTATTTCAATTGGACATACTTGACTTGGACAAGCTAAATATGAAATTTGATGTGATTGAATGTACCGGCGTATTACACCACATGAAGCATCCCATTCAGGGATTAGCTTCACTAAGAAAGTCCATTAAAAACGATGGTTTTATTAAACTTGGTTTATATAGCAAATTAGCGAGAAGGTATATTAGTATTGCTCAAACCCTTATCAATAAAGAAAAAATTAACGCAACTAAGGAGGGAATTAAATATTTTAGGAGTAAGGTTATTCAGGCTGAAACACAAGACTTAGAAACTCTTCCTCAATGGAATGACTTTTATACAACTTCTATGCTTAGAGATCTATGTTTTCACGTACAAGAAAAAGTTTATACAATGCATGAAATAAAAGAAATGCTGGCAGAGTTGAATCTGGAATTTCTTGGTTTTGTTTTGCCACAAGAGATAAAACAAAGGTACAGTTTAGAATTCCCTGAAGACACTACACAAACAAACCTAAATAACTGGTATCGATATGAAGAAGAAAATCCCGATATCTTTCGTGCAATGTACCAGTTTTGGGCGAAAGCAATTTAA
- a CDS encoding glutathione S-transferase N-terminal domain-containing protein: MNTHILYSFRRCPYAIRARWSLLLAEIPVELREVSLKDKPNELLTVSSKGTVPVLICSNGFVIEESLEIMLWALNSPNDRKINLSFSREVINLILQNDNEFKYHLDRYKYTSRYKDADRKSEQNAARNILINFNDRLSYESRGENLWLVGNSMSFADIAIWPFVRQYKIAAGDDFTNDPKLSKLRKWLNYFLNHELFNVVMSKYNFWSTGNIPRKFPPE, encoded by the coding sequence ATGAATACTCATATACTTTATAGCTTTAGAAGATGTCCATACGCGATCAGGGCGAGATGGAGCCTGCTGCTCGCAGAAATACCAGTGGAGTTGAGAGAAGTATCTCTTAAAGATAAACCAAATGAATTATTAACTGTTTCCTCAAAAGGGACAGTTCCCGTATTAATCTGTTCAAATGGATTTGTAATTGAAGAAAGCCTAGAAATAATGTTATGGGCTTTAAATAGTCCTAACGACAGAAAAATTAACCTTAGTTTTAGCCGAGAAGTAATTAACTTAATTCTCCAAAATGATAACGAATTTAAATATCACCTTGACAGGTATAAATACACTTCTAGGTATAAAGATGCTGATCGTAAATCAGAACAAAATGCAGCTAGAAACATATTAATAAATTTCAATGATCGTCTATCATATGAATCAAGAGGGGAAAACTTATGGTTAGTTGGAAATTCAATGAGTTTTGCAGATATAGCAATATGGCCTTTTGTAAGGCAATACAAAATAGCAGCTGGAGATGACTTCACCAATGATCCTAAGTTAAGTAAGCTAAGAAAATGGTTAAATTACTTTCTTAACCATGAACTATTCAACGTAGTAATGAGTAAATACAACTTTTGGAGTACAGGAAATATTCCAAGAAAATTCCCACCGGAGTAA
- a CDS encoding SDR family NAD(P)-dependent oxidoreductase, which translates to MNILLTGASSGIGYQCAKKLVSEGHKLILPCRDNATSERTKKKLISDVGFREDNHLTPIFSDTDLSDLNQINDFTDELLKSKIKIDVLILNAGLQYVGDKNPRFSKQGFELTFAVNHLSHQLITQRLLPLLLSSSSPRVIVTSSEVHNPLSPGGRIGTPASLGKICELENQIKSNLIYGLSDFNADKAYKNSKLCNILFAKELYRRIAVIREDFAVIAWAPGLVIPKSSQGFFRYSRQYNQIGQRIFAFIARDLLKISETTEHAGHILQELATSSVYFRSGFSFYSNQLIRPGVLKFSASSVSEEAEKVDLARSLWIASEYILSKFNKK; encoded by the coding sequence TTGAATATTCTATTAACCGGAGCAAGTTCAGGTATTGGCTACCAATGTGCGAAGAAGCTTGTAAGTGAAGGACACAAATTGATTCTACCGTGTCGAGATAATGCTACGTCTGAACGAACGAAAAAAAAATTAATCTCAGATGTAGGTTTTAGGGAAGATAACCACCTTACCCCTATTTTTTCGGATACAGACCTTTCTGATTTGAATCAAATTAATGATTTTACGGATGAATTGTTAAAAAGTAAGATTAAAATTGATGTACTAATTCTTAATGCTGGGCTTCAGTACGTCGGAGATAAAAATCCAAGATTTTCCAAACAAGGGTTTGAGTTGACATTTGCTGTTAATCATCTTAGCCATCAGTTAATTACACAAAGGCTCTTACCTTTGTTACTTTCTTCTAGCTCTCCTAGGGTTATAGTCACTTCCTCTGAAGTTCATAATCCTCTGTCTCCTGGTGGTCGTATAGGCACACCTGCCAGCTTAGGGAAGATATGTGAATTGGAAAATCAAATTAAATCTAACCTGATTTATGGTTTATCAGATTTTAATGCAGACAAGGCATACAAAAATAGTAAGTTATGCAATATCCTTTTTGCAAAAGAGTTGTATAGGAGAATAGCAGTAATACGGGAAGACTTCGCAGTAATAGCTTGGGCACCAGGATTAGTAATACCCAAGTCAAGTCAGGGCTTCTTTCGATATAGCCGCCAATATAATCAGATAGGTCAAAGAATATTTGCTTTTATTGCTCGAGATCTTTTAAAAATTTCTGAGACTACAGAACATGCAGGACATATACTGCAGGAATTAGCCACCAGTTCTGTTTACTTCAGAAGTGGTTTCTCCTTCTACAGTAATCAATTAATACGTCCAGGAGTTTTAAAGTTTTCCGCTTCTTCTGTCAGTGAAGAAGCGGAAAAGGTTGATTTAGCAAGATCTCTGTGGATAGCTTCTGAGTACATACTATCTAAATTCAACAAAAAGTAA